One Streptococcus sp. DTU_2020_1001019_1_SI_AUS_MUR_006 DNA window includes the following coding sequences:
- a CDS encoding cell division protein FtsK produces MTDKELAQYLLQALNMGLGNIMQGETSYTNSFDIKILQDGFLFIPRLPAGYIIDDNLYQKIFLIANAALFPRYTVLKQNSAYFLALETDDIHVQRGLFFPWKEGISERLVISDLDRFALEREKNIIPIMKNLTLDFNKVTSVAIAGNSGSGKSYALTYFLSLLKIFSDLIIVDPKFDTPSRWARENGISVIHPKRNRSKSDFVSEINENLSSCLNLIQVRQEILYDNPNQEFKHLTIVIDEVLALSEGVNKTIKESFFSLLSQVALLGRATRVHLLLVSQRFDHNTIPISVREQLNVLIQIGNINKKTTQFLFPDLDPEGIVIPIGKGTGLIQIIDNEHPYQVLPLLCPTYYTKKGIL; encoded by the coding sequence ATGACGGATAAAGAGCTTGCTCAATACTTGCTCCAAGCCCTAAATATGGGGCTTGGCAATATTATGCAGGGAGAAACTAGCTACACAAATAGTTTTGATATTAAAATTTTGCAAGATGGTTTTCTATTTATCCCACGATTACCAGCTGGGTACATCATTGATGATAATCTTTATCAGAAGATTTTTCTGATTGCTAATGCAGCTCTCTTTCCAAGGTATACGGTATTGAAACAGAACTCTGCTTACTTTCTTGCTCTTGAAACGGATGATATACATGTGCAACGAGGCTTGTTTTTTCCCTGGAAAGAAGGAATTTCTGAAAGACTTGTAATTTCAGATTTAGATCGATTTGCGTTGGAACGAGAAAAAAATATTATTCCGATCATGAAAAATTTAACTCTGGATTTTAATAAAGTAACTTCTGTAGCTATCGCAGGAAATAGTGGGTCTGGAAAATCTTATGCTTTGACGTACTTTTTAAGCTTGCTGAAGATTTTTTCGGATTTAATTATTGTGGATCCAAAATTTGATACACCTTCCAGGTGGGCACGTGAAAATGGTATTTCAGTTATCCACCCTAAACGTAATCGTTCAAAGTCTGATTTTGTTTCAGAGATAAATGAAAATCTAAGCTCATGTTTGAATCTTATCCAAGTACGTCAAGAAATTCTCTATGACAATCCTAATCAAGAGTTTAAGCATTTAACTATTGTAATAGACGAAGTTCTCGCGCTTTCAGAAGGTGTCAATAAAACGATAAAAGAGTCTTTCTTTTCACTCTTATCACAAGTTGCACTTCTCGGGCGAGCGACCAGAGTGCATCTTTTATTAGTTAGTCAGCGTTTTGATCACAATACAATCCCTATTTCTGTTCGAGAACAACTGAATGTACTTATTCAAATTGGGAACATTAATAAGAAGACAACACAATTTCTGTTCCCAGATTTGGATCCAGAGGGGATAGTCATTCCAATTGGAAAGGGTACAGGCTTGATCCAAATCATTGATAATGAGCATCCTTATCAAGTTCTTCCCTTGTTATGTCCAACTTATTACACTAAGAAAGGTATTTTATGA
- a CDS encoding replication protein codes for MAKDKRSNKWAFLIYQESAPENYLDILEGMHIPFVLSPWHDKDVNKETGEFKKAHKHGVLFFESLKSYTQVSELLTEKLHTPSHVEVVMSPKGMYDYFIHAENPDKTLYNMDEIESGCGFELEQFLITNNNDQFLSTVIDIIEEHNFTEFNNLVRYARVENPSLLNLIIDKTYFFAKYLDSRRHSSHRKESEK; via the coding sequence ATGGCTAAAGATAAACGTTCGAATAAGTGGGCATTCCTGATTTATCAAGAAAGCGCGCCGGAAAACTATCTTGATATTCTAGAGGGGATGCATATTCCATTTGTATTAAGTCCATGGCACGACAAAGATGTTAACAAAGAAACTGGAGAATTTAAAAAAGCGCATAAGCACGGAGTCCTATTTTTCGAATCACTTAAAAGCTATACGCAGGTTTCAGAGTTACTAACTGAAAAACTACATACACCTTCTCATGTAGAGGTAGTCATGTCACCAAAGGGAATGTATGATTATTTCATACACGCAGAGAATCCTGACAAAACACTTTACAATATGGATGAGATTGAATCTGGTTGTGGTTTTGAATTGGAGCAATTTCTAATCACTAACAATAACGATCAATTTCTTTCAACTGTGATTGATATTATCGAAGAACACAACTTTACTGAGTTTAACAATCTTGTTAGATATGCACGAGTTGAGAATCCGTCACTTTTGAATCTCATTATTGATAAGACGTACTTTTTCGCAAAATATCTGGATTCTCGTAGACACTCAAGTCATAGAAAGGAGAGTGAAAAATGA